From Thunnus maccoyii chromosome 21, fThuMac1.1, whole genome shotgun sequence, the proteins below share one genomic window:
- the si:ch211-285f17.1 gene encoding sickle tail protein homolog isoform X5, giving the protein MSGHRVQFADLPPSDHKGSPKFHKQTKSNLKVTSPEDAEHVSRRQASPNGTAALRGDTKGSRTVPRRHTLGGARSSREILAMQPPDMDKKREAFLEHLKQKYPHHASAIMGHQERLREQSRSPKHGPSPQPSIGDQVDHLSLASLDSLDTMSEADAPTAFTRGSRVRASLPVVRSTNQTKDRSLGVLYLQYGDETKQIRMPNEITSIDTVRALFVSAFSQQLTMKMLESPSVAVYVKDDMRNMYYELTDVRNITDHSCLKVYHKDPAQAFSHGPRPANGDARMHGEMVHAGRDGQHPLRQPPMGPPAHHPMQGTLPPSPHSMPPSPSRIPFGPRQGSIPGSATIPRDRLSNANPPARSISPCPSAILERRDVKPDEDMGGKSHSLARGNEGLYADPYLLQEGRISMATAHGPHPNPGLDGPEHGMGGFHRASIRSTSSYSGPSPTDSIDHPSLYRQKSRNSQLPTLGSKTPPPSPHRMAEVRMIDIHGGPPHAGPPHGGPPHGGPPHGGPPHGGPPHGGPPHGVPPHGVPPHGVPPHGVPMERSSPVRQSFRKEEVTGTKPRNNMGSPVVSDIQGHLQGPIPPASDHQTRERPPKTSSPAHSAHSSGGSPVLAPKSSVAPSDKGSVPLKVNLLQFRKNVSDLRMQLHQMRQLQLQNQEALRVQLKRAEQEISVKLAEAMRRLEDPVQRQRALVEEDRHKYLGLEERVLTQLGELEQYVGSLQKDSAASHRVVTLKDVEEGAVTLRKVGESLAGLKGEFPALQTRMRAVLRVEVEAVKFLKEEPHKLDSMLKRVKSLTDTLSSLRRCATEGPQKGPDPLANVPVDNSPSAAAVAEAPAEAPSASVQPGSTADPLEPQSSTIRSEVMPSSPMVIHHVQSSPVHMQQSQQSAALTTQPSPPLTPSPTHVPSPNPSKSQGRESPKGADSDPPSPARHKKTHGNPVNNGNGTANQVLVIEELQNSQDKCKNRAMSIEAAEKEWEERRQKMGHYDGKEFDKILQEAQANMMKGIPCLEVEENPALLLAATGEQDIHSPVESPSEEPQSESLSDKPAKKGPEKLPKPVMEKAAKPALERPSKTATKPTDSFTKQGSEKSNKSPPPPPPPRKTYPSSSSGMTTTRSGEVVYTSRKESVSAQVSLEGEEEGPSPTPQPKPTKVPPETKPKSATPPPVPAPVTGEEEDEGDKIMAELQVFQKCTVKDIGVKNLVEPTTRIEPQIRELRPGALLPLKEKKQNSEPSREDKDPDTDENGNTTVRQSQGVIYYVTGKIPKDHPPPSGTEETLEHREPTQPPSQVSNVNVNDNSPSQQQQQEQQQQQQQQEPQQPPKSPPPITPPPISPKPVGLKGFKLPKKQVKRSESLKTSAEMEKGNILNKINTEKKSKVTQEHVSSSKNVIPEPVATSTVSTVREGPKSSGVPPKKAPIEDSDPPKTNCEEGDEEASLSPDLPGEEAPPPPDNIAFMITNTKVQALSCGEYQELVNAKKGSVQTVTVGGATNRGNTTSDPTVPPDNGFHKKPVIIIFDEPMDIRSAYKRLSTIFECEEELERMLAEERIDEESEESDTERSGSLQVKAGETKVVDGKKVSSSQGTGDHTSLSSSSSSSIAELTDSGMNMESNGEAKQDGKKKFKFKFPKKQLAALTQAIRTGTKSGKKTLQVVVYEDEEESDGTVRQHKEAKRFEIMRSKPLADTSKSAPLKRQNSDSLGRTDEIRKNTYKTLDSLEQTIKQLETTISEMGPCSPEEPVCTEDAKGENGKISGVGLKRSSSLPTSKGSGPKILSKNSLQKKNKPQLLPRPVVIPTTTNTTVPSAPSTVQQNTSVASPTSRMPVPLSAKSRQSPGTTDKAGKQQKLQDAQRQFRQANGSAKRVGGDHKTTSPTIPISKIPAFYPSSTKGSSQSAQSSDATNPINPASSSSSSSSSSSVTKSSILSSHTPRSSSLPSSHIPSLSNGSLKLPTPSQHTGKALSFSSQTQNGRVHSSSSFSSSSSSSSSSPSPLSPTPLGPGGKSIRTIHTPSFTSYRSHNGSSGKSCIPTATTAKDTA; this is encoded by the exons AGCAGAAGCCCCAAGCACGGCCCCAGCCCTCAGCCCAGCATCGGCGACCAGGTTGACCATCTCTCCCTGGCCTCCCTGGACTCATTGGACACCATGTCTGAGGCCGACGCACCCACAGCCTTCACTCGAGGCAGCCGGGTTCGTGCCAGCCTGCCAGTGGTGCGATCAACCAACCAGACAAAGGACCGCTCGCTAG GTGTGCTGTACCTGCAGTACGGGGACGAGACCAAACAGATCCGCATGCCTAATGAGATCACCAGCATCGACACAGTCAGAGCTCTGTTTGTTAGTGCCTTCTCGCAGCAGCTCACCATGAAGATGTTGGAGTCTCCTAGCGTCGCCGTCTACGTCAAAGACGACATGAGGAATATGTACTACGAGCTTACTGATGTCAG GAACATCACAGACCACTCCTGCCTGAAAGTCTACCACAAAGATCCAGCACAGGCTTTCAGCCATGGGCCCAGACCTGCCAACGGCGACGCCAGG ATGCACGGTGAGATGGTGCATGCTGGCCGTGATGGTCAGCACCCTCTGAGACAGCCCCCCATGGGTCCGCCAGCACACCATCCCATGCAGGGAactctccccccctctccccaCTCCATGCCCCCATCACCCTCCAGAATCCCATTCGGTCCACGGCAGGGCTCTATACCCGGCAGTGCCACCATTCCAAGGGACCGACTGTCTAACGCTAACCCTCCAGCCCGCTCCATCTCGCCCTGTCCCAGCGCCATCCTGGAGAGACGGGACGTCAAGCCAGATGAGGACATGGGTGGGAAAAGCCACAGTCTAGCCAGAGGTAATGAGGGGTTGTATGCAGACCCATACCTTCTCCAAGAAGGAAGAATAAGCATGGCAACTGCCCATGGACCACACCCAAACCCTGGGCTTGATGGTCCAGAGCATGGCATGGGGGGATTTCACCGTGCCTCTATCCGCTCCACAAGCTCTTATAGTGGACCCAGCCCCACAGACTCCATTGATCACCCTTCCCTGTACAGGCAGAAGTCCAGAAACAGCCAGCTGCCTACTTTGGGCTCCAAGACTCCTCCCCCATCCCCTCACCGGATGGCTGAGGTACGGATGATCGACATCCATGGTGGGCCTCCCCATGCTGGGCCTCCCCATGGTGGGCCTCCTCATGGCGGGCCTCCCCATGGCGGGCCTCCTCATGGCGGGCCTCCTCATGGCGGGCCTCCTCATGGTGTTCCACCGCATGGTGTTCCACCACATGGTGTTCCACCTCATGGTGTTCCCATGGAGAGAAGCTCACCTGTCCGCCAGTCCTTCAGGAAGGAGGAGGTAACAGGGACCAAGCCCCGAAACAACATGGGATCACCTGTGGTTTCAGACATCCAGGGTCACCTTCAGGGGCCTATCCCACCTGCCAGTGACCATCAGACACG TGAGAGACCACCGAAGACATCATCTCCAGCCCACAGTGCACATAGCTCAG GTGGTTCCCCAGTCTTGGCTCCTAAGAGTAGTGTAGCCCCATCAGACAAGGGCTCAGTTCCTCTCAAAGTCAACCTCCTGCAGTTCAGGAAGAATGTTTCTGACCTCAGGATGCAACTGCATCAGATGAGACAGCTGCAG CTCCAGAACCAGGAGGCATTGCGAGTGCAACTGAAGCGGGCAGAACAGGAAATCAGTGTTAAACTTGCAGAGGCAATGCGTCGTCTGGAGGACCCTGTTCAGAGGCAGAGGGCTTTGGTGGAAGAGGACAGGCACAAGTACTTGGGTCTGGAGGAGCGTGTCCTTACACAACTTGG TGAGCTGGAGCAGTATGTAGGCTCTCTACAGAAGGactctgcagcatcacacagagTGGTGACCCTGAAGGACGTGGAAGAGGGGGCAGTGACTCTGAGGAAGGTGGGAGAATCTCTGGCAGGACTCAAAG GAGAGTTTCCAGCCCTACAAACCAGGATGCGGGCTGTGCTcagggtggaggtggaggccgtCAAGTTCTTGAAGGAGGAGCCCCATAAACTGGACAGCATGCTGAAAAGGGTCAAGAGCCTGACTGATACACTCAGCAGTCTGAGAAG ATGTGCTACTGAGGGCCCTCAGAAAGGACCTGATCCTTTGGCTAATGTCCCAGTGGACAACAgcccttcagcagcagcagtagcagagGCCCCTGCTGAAGCTCCCTCAGCATCAGTCCAACCTGGCTCCACAGCAGACCCACTGGAACCCCAGAGCTCCACCATCAGATCAGAGGTGATGCCTTCCTCCCCGATGGTCATCCATCATGTCCAGAGCTCCCCGGTCCACATGCAGCAGTCCCAGCAGTCTGCAGCCTTGACCACTCAGCCCAGTCCTCCGCTCACCCCTAGTCCCACTCATGTTCCCAGTCCCAACCCAAGCAAGAGTCAAGGCCGGGAATCTCCCAAGGGGGCAGACTCAGATCCACCGAGTCCTGCCCGTCATAAGAAGACACATGGGAACCCGGTGAATAATGGCAACGGCACTGCCAACCAGGTTCTTGTCATAGAAGAGCTGCAGAACAGTCAGGACAAATGCAAAAACAGAGCTATGTCCATAGAG GCAGCAGAAAAGGAGTGGGAAGAGAGGAGGCAGAAGATGGGTCATTATGACGGAAAAGAGTTTGATAAGATCCTCCAGGAGGCCCAGGCCAACATGATGAAGGGCATTCCCTGTCTAGAAGTGGAAGAAAACCCAGCACTGCTCCTTGCTGCCACTGGAGAACAAGACATCCACAGCCCTGTGGAGTCACCATCAG AAGAGCCCCAGTCTGAGTCTCTCTCAGACAAACCAGCCAAGAAGGGGCCTGAGAAACTCCCAAAGCCTGTGATGGAGAAAGCAGCCAAGCCTGCACTGGAGAGACCCTCGAAGACTGCGACCAAGCCCACTGACAGTTTTACCAAGCAGGGGTCTGAAAAGTCCAACAAgtctccaccaccaccacctcctccgaGAAAGACCTACCCCAGCTCGAGCTCAGGCATGACAACTACACGATCTGGCGAGGTGGTCTACACTAGCAGAAAGGAGTCTGTATCAGCTCAGGTTAGTCTG GAGGGTGAAGAAGAGGGCCCATCTCCCACTCCTCAACCCAAGCCCACAAAGGTTCCACCAGAGACCAAGCCAAAGTCTGCAACCCCTCCTCCTGTCCCTGCTCCTGTTactggagaagaggaggatgaaggggaCAAGATCATGGCAGAGCTCCAG GTTTTCCAGAAGTGCACAGTTAAGGATATAGGGGTGAAAAATTTGGTAGAGCCCACCACTCGAATTGAACCACAAATCAGAGAACTAAGACCAGGGGCTTTATTGCCCCTCAAAGAGAAAAAG CAGAACTCAGAGCCCAGTCGAGAGGATAAAGATCCTGACACAGATGAAAACGGGAACACTACTGTCCGACAGAGCCAAGGG GTGATATACTATGTGACTGGAAAGATCCCCAAAGACCATCCACCCCCATCAGGAACGGAGGAAACCCTTGAACACCGAGAGCCCACACAGCCTCCATCACAGGTGTCAAATGTCAATGTTAATGACAATTCTCCAAgccagcaacagcagcaggagcagcagcagcagcagcagcagcaggagccaCAACAGCCACCCAAATCACCCCCACCTATAACTCCTCCACCTATATCACCTAAACCTGTGGGACTGAAGGGATTCAAACTGCCCAAGAAGCAAGTTAAACGCTCAGAATCCTTGAAGACTAGTGCAGAAATGGAGAAGGGAAATATCCTCAacaaaattaacactgaaaagaaaagtaaagtcACTCAGGAGCATGTTTCTTCTAGTAAGAATGTAATACCCGAGCCTGTGGCAACCTCAACAGTCAGTACTGTGAGAGAGGGACCTAAAAGTTCTGGTGTGCCACCAAAAAAGGCTCCTATTGAGGACAGTGATCCACCTAAAACTAACTGTGAGGAGGGTGATGAAGAGGCTAGTCTCAGTCCTGACTTACCTGGAGAAGAGGCACCTCCACCCCCTGACAATATAGCCTTTATGATCACTAACACCAAGGTTCAGGCCCTGTCTTGTGGTGAGTACCAGGAACTGGTCAATGCCAAGAAAGGAAGCGTCCAGACTGTTACTGTAGGTGGTGCCACAAACCGAGGTAACACCACATCGGATCCCACTGTGCCCCCGGACAATGGCTTCCACAAGAAGCCCGTCATCATCATTTTTGACGAGCCCATGGACATCCGTTCAGCTTACAAGCGCCTTTCCACCATCTTTGAGTgtgaggaggagctggagaggaTGCTAGCAGAAGAGCGCATCGACGAGGAGAGTGAGGAGTCTGACACGGAGAGGAGTGGTTCGCTGCAGGTAAAAGCCGGAGAGACCAAGGTGGTTGATGGCAAAAAGGTCAGCTCTTCACAGGGCACTGGAGACCACACTAGCTTATCgtcctcatcttcatcttcaatCGCTGAACTGACAGATAGTGGAATGAACATGGAATCAAATGGAGAAGCTAAGCAGGATGGTAAGAAGAAGTTCAAGTTTAAGTTCCCTAAGAAACAGCTGGCAGCGCTGACCCAGGCCATTCGCACAGGCACCAAGTCAGGCAAGAAAACTCTACAGGTGGTCGTGTATGAAGACGAGGAGGAATCCGATGGTACTGTAAGGCAGCACAAAGAAGCGAAGAGATTTGAGATTATGCGCTCAAAACCCTTAGCAGACACGTCTAAGTCAGCCCCGCTGAAGAGGCAGAACTCGGACTCCCTCGGCAGGACGGATGAGATCCGGAAGAACACCTACAAGACACTGGACAGCCTAGAACAGACCATTAAGCAGCTGGAGACCACTATAAGTGAAATGGGACCTTGCTCCCCTGAGGAACCAGTTTGCACAGAGGATGCGAAAGGAGAGAATGGGAAAATCTCAGGAGTGGGGCTGAAGAGGTCCTCCTCTCTCCCTACCTCCAAAGGGTCTGGCCCTAAGATACTCAGCAAAAATtcattgcagaagaagaataAACCTCAGCTCCTTCCTCGGCCTGTAGTCatccccaccaccaccaacaccactgTCCCCAGTGCCCCCAGCACCGTACAACAG AATACCAGTGTCGCTTCCCCTACTAGTCGGATGCCCGTCCCTTTGTCTGCGAAGTCCAGGCAGTCGCCGGGTACTACtgacaaagcaggaaaacagcaaaaactgCAGGACGCTCAGAGGCAGTTCCGACAG GCTAACGGAAGTGCTAAAAGAGTGGGAGGGGATCATAAAACTACTTCCCCTACTATACCCATCTCTAAAATCCCTGCTTTTTATCCTAGCTCTACTAAAGGCAGCTCCCAGTCTGCACAAAGCTCAGATGCTACTAATCCCATTAACccagcctcctcttcctcctcctcctcctcctcctcctctgtcacaAAGTCCTCCATCCTGTCCTCTCACACTCCTCGTTCCAGTTCCCTACCCTCCTCCCACATCCCCTCCCTGTCTAACGGATCCCTCAAACTCCCTACACCCTCACAGCACACAGGTAAAGCTCTCTCGTTCTCCTCGCAGACTCAGAATGGTCGAGTgcactcctcctcttcattctcctcctcctcatcctcctcctcctcctccccctcccctctgtcGCCCACACCTTTGGGCCCAGGTGGAAAGAGCATCCGCACCATACACACCCCCAGCTTCACCAGCTACAGGTCCCACAACGGCAGCAGCGGCAAATCCTGCATCCCAACAGCCACAACAGCTAAGGACACTGCCTAG